Proteins encoded within one genomic window of Streptomyces sp. NBC_00523:
- the thpD gene encoding ectoine hydroxylase — MTTDVRTDLYPSRGAAEMTTPRQDPVIWSAPGAPGPISAKELQGYEHDGFLPVEQLITPDEVAGYHAELERLIADPAVRADERSIIEPKSQSVRSVFEVHRISEVFARLVADERVVGRARQILGSDVYVHQSRINVKPGFGASGFYWHSDFETWHAEDGLPNMRTVSVSIALTENYDTNGGLMIMPGSHKSFLGCAGETPKDNYKKSLQMQDAGTPSDEALTKMADRHGIRLFTGKAGSATWFDCNAMHGSGDNITPYPRSNVFIVFNSVENTAQEPFAAPVRRPEFIGARDFTPVK, encoded by the coding sequence ATGACCACCGACGTACGCACCGACCTGTACCCCTCGCGCGGCGCCGCCGAGATGACCACTCCCCGCCAGGACCCGGTCATCTGGTCCGCGCCGGGCGCACCGGGTCCGATCAGCGCCAAGGAGCTCCAGGGCTACGAGCACGACGGCTTCCTGCCCGTCGAGCAGCTGATCACCCCGGACGAGGTGGCCGGCTACCACGCCGAGCTGGAACGGCTGATCGCCGACCCGGCCGTCCGCGCCGACGAGCGCTCCATCATCGAACCGAAGTCGCAGTCCGTGCGGTCGGTCTTCGAGGTCCACCGGATCAGCGAGGTCTTCGCCCGGCTGGTCGCCGACGAACGGGTGGTGGGCCGGGCCCGCCAGATCCTCGGTTCGGACGTCTACGTCCACCAGTCGCGGATCAACGTCAAGCCCGGGTTCGGGGCTTCGGGGTTCTACTGGCACTCGGACTTCGAGACCTGGCACGCGGAGGACGGTCTGCCGAACATGCGGACGGTGTCCGTGTCGATCGCGCTGACCGAGAACTACGACACCAACGGCGGGCTGATGATCATGCCCGGCTCGCACAAGTCGTTCCTCGGCTGCGCGGGTGAGACGCCGAAGGACAACTACAAGAAGTCGCTCCAGATGCAGGACGCCGGCACCCCGTCCGACGAGGCGCTGACGAAGATGGCCGACCGACACGGCATCAGGCTCTTCACGGGCAAGGCCGGTTCGGCGACCTGGTTCGACTGCAACGCGATGCACGGCTCGGGCGACAACATCACGCCGTACCCGCGCAGCAACGTGTTCATCGTGTTCAACAGCGTGGAGAACACCGCGCAGGAGCCGTTCGCGGCGCCGGTCCGCCGCCCGGAGTTCATCGGGGCGCGCGACTTCACCCCGGTGAAGTAG
- a CDS encoding VOC family protein translates to MTSHVQHITIDCADAYALGTFWSAVLGAPLSDEDHPGDPEALVEAPGAAILFVTVPDRKQTKNRVHLDIKPADRTRDEEVERLLALGATLVADHRKPNGRGWATLADPEGNEFCVECGTAERAALTGTRLPVTADDVTEAVRLTVDTLAAAPAADWRVPAGTLTWDCWETAEHLSDDLFAYAVQLGPRTPSVETEVPYHWAPRREGGPWNAVFTDPEAGVAGLLQTVEASGALLAAMVRTASPATRSYHGYGVSDPEGFAAMGVVETLVHAHDIASGLGVSWEPPAGLCDRALARLFPDAPEDKDRWAVLLWSTGRGELPGRERVTSWKWRSAPLA, encoded by the coding sequence ATGACATCCCACGTACAGCACATCACCATCGACTGCGCCGACGCCTACGCCCTGGGCACCTTCTGGTCGGCCGTGCTCGGCGCGCCGCTCTCCGACGAGGACCATCCCGGCGACCCCGAGGCCCTGGTCGAAGCGCCGGGCGCCGCAATCCTCTTCGTCACCGTGCCCGACAGGAAGCAGACCAAGAACCGCGTGCACCTGGACATCAAGCCCGCGGACCGCACCCGGGACGAGGAGGTCGAACGGCTGCTGGCCCTCGGCGCCACCCTGGTCGCCGACCACCGCAAGCCGAACGGACGGGGCTGGGCGACCCTCGCCGACCCGGAGGGCAACGAGTTCTGCGTGGAGTGCGGCACGGCCGAACGGGCCGCGCTCACCGGTACGCGGCTGCCGGTCACCGCGGACGACGTGACCGAGGCGGTCCGCCTGACGGTCGACACGCTCGCCGCCGCCCCGGCCGCCGACTGGCGCGTCCCGGCCGGGACGCTGACGTGGGACTGCTGGGAGACCGCGGAGCACCTGAGCGACGACCTGTTCGCGTACGCCGTCCAACTGGGCCCGCGTACGCCGTCGGTGGAGACCGAGGTGCCGTACCACTGGGCCCCCCGGCGCGAGGGCGGCCCGTGGAACGCGGTCTTCACCGACCCGGAGGCGGGGGTGGCCGGGCTGCTCCAGACCGTGGAGGCGAGCGGCGCGCTGCTGGCCGCCATGGTCCGTACGGCGTCCCCGGCCACCCGCTCGTACCACGGGTACGGGGTCTCCGACCCGGAGGGCTTCGCGGCCATGGGCGTCGTGGAGACCCTGGTGCACGCCCATGACATCGCGTCGGGCCTGGGCGTCTCCTGGGAGCCGCCCGCCGGACTGTGCGACCGGGCGCTGGCCCGGCTCTTCCCCGACGCCCCGGAGGACAAGGACCGGTGGGCCGTGCTGCTCTGGTCCACCGGCCGCGGCGAGCTGCCCGGCCGCGAGCGCGTCACCTCGTGGAAGTGGCGGAGCGCGCCCCTGGCGTGA
- a CDS encoding ectoine synthase yields the protein MIVRSFADVENTDRHIKAASGTWESKRIVLAEEKVGFSLHETIMYAGTETSMWYANHIEAVLCVEGEAELTDDETGEKHWITPGTMYLLNGHERHTMRPKTDFRCVCVFNPPVTGREEHDENGVYPLLTEEG from the coding sequence GTGATCGTCCGATCGTTCGCCGACGTCGAGAACACCGACCGGCACATCAAGGCCGCCTCCGGGACCTGGGAGAGCAAGCGCATCGTGCTCGCCGAGGAGAAGGTCGGCTTCTCGCTCCACGAAACCATCATGTACGCGGGTACCGAGACGTCGATGTGGTACGCGAACCACATCGAGGCGGTCCTGTGCGTCGAGGGCGAGGCCGAGCTGACCGACGACGAGACCGGTGAGAAGCACTGGATCACGCCGGGGACGATGTACCTGCTCAACGGCCACGAGCGCCACACGATGCGGCCCAAGACCGATTTCCGCTGTGTCTGCGTCTTCAACCCGCCGGTCACCGGACGGGAGGAGCACGACGAGAACGGTGTCTATCCACTGCTGACCGAGGAGGGCTGA
- the ectB gene encoding diaminobutyrate--2-oxoglutarate transaminase gives MTITPPALSVFETLESEVRSYCRGWPAVFDRAQGARLTDEDGHSYLDFFAGAGSLNYGHNNPVLKRALIDYIERDGITHGLDMATTAKRAFLDTFQNVVLRPRDLPYKVMFPGPTGTNAVEAALKLARKVKGRESVVSFTNAFHGMSLGSLAVTGNAFKRAGAGIPLVHGTPMPFDNYFDGQVPDFLWFERLLEDQGSGLNHPAAVIVETVQGEGGINVARAEWLRALQDLCHRQDMLLIVDDIQMGCGRTGGFFSFEEAGITPDIVTLSKSISGYGLPMSLCLFKPELDVWEPGEHNGTFRGNNPAFVTAAAALDAYWADGQMEKQTLARGEQIEQTMLAICGEHDSARFRGRGLVWGLEFDDPARASAVCARAFQLGLLLETSGPQSEVVKLLPPLTITPEELDEGLRTLARAVRETA, from the coding sequence GTGACCATCACCCCGCCCGCCCTCAGTGTCTTCGAGACCCTGGAGTCCGAGGTCCGGAGCTACTGCCGCGGCTGGCCCGCCGTGTTCGACCGCGCCCAAGGCGCCCGGCTGACCGACGAGGACGGCCACTCGTACCTGGACTTCTTCGCCGGCGCGGGCTCGCTCAACTACGGCCACAACAACCCCGTGCTCAAGCGCGCGCTGATCGACTACATCGAACGCGACGGCATCACGCACGGCCTCGACATGGCGACCACCGCCAAACGCGCCTTCCTGGACACCTTCCAGAACGTCGTGCTGCGCCCCCGCGACCTGCCGTACAAGGTGATGTTCCCCGGCCCGACGGGCACCAACGCCGTCGAGGCGGCGCTGAAGCTCGCCCGCAAGGTCAAGGGACGCGAGTCCGTCGTCTCGTTCACCAACGCCTTCCACGGCATGTCGCTCGGCTCGCTCGCCGTGACCGGCAACGCGTTCAAGCGGGCCGGTGCCGGCATCCCGCTGGTGCACGGCACGCCGATGCCGTTCGACAACTACTTCGACGGCCAGGTCCCCGACTTCCTCTGGTTCGAGCGGCTCCTGGAGGACCAGGGCTCCGGGCTCAACCACCCGGCCGCCGTGATCGTGGAGACGGTCCAGGGCGAGGGCGGCATCAACGTGGCCCGCGCCGAGTGGCTGCGCGCGCTCCAGGACCTGTGCCACCGCCAGGACATGCTGCTGATCGTCGACGACATCCAGATGGGCTGCGGCCGTACCGGCGGCTTCTTCTCCTTCGAGGAGGCCGGCATCACGCCGGACATCGTGACGCTGTCGAAGTCCATCAGCGGCTACGGACTGCCCATGTCGCTCTGCCTGTTCAAGCCGGAGCTGGACGTCTGGGAGCCGGGCGAGCACAACGGCACCTTCCGCGGCAACAACCCCGCGTTCGTCACCGCCGCCGCCGCGCTGGACGCCTACTGGGCGGACGGCCAGATGGAGAAGCAGACGCTGGCCCGGGGCGAGCAGATCGAGCAGACGATGCTGGCCATCTGCGGCGAGCACGACAGCGCCCGGTTCCGGGGCCGCGGCCTGGTCTGGGGCCTGGAGTTCGACGACCCGGCGCGCGCCTCCGCGGTCTGCGCCCGCGCGTTCCAGCTGGGGCTGCTCCTGGAGACCTCCGGCCCGCAGAGCGAGGTCGTGAAGCTGCTGCCGCCGCTCACCATCACACCCGAGGAGCTGGACGAGGGCCTGCGCACGCTGGCCCGTGCCGTCCGCGAGACCGCCTGA